In Paenarthrobacter sp. GOM3, a single window of DNA contains:
- a CDS encoding PfkB family carbohydrate kinase: protein MRITVVGDVLLDVDINGAATRLSPDAPVPVVEVAGIRRRAGGAGLVATVLAQDGHDVTLVTALSDDDGASHLRRALAGVSVLAGAPLAPTPTKTRVRIGTHPMVRFDEGCAPAPVPSSTPAMLAAITSAEAVVVADYGRGITANTAIRATLAEVVGRTPVVWDPHPAGSEPVPGVAVVTPNLAEALASAKAGGLDPARTGAGEAAQHLREKWQSDAVLVTRGEDGAVLFEASGGPVAIPAPRTSVSDPCGAGDRLAGSLAVYLGLGLELPEAAARAVEDASAFLARGGAAALPEAPAVSPAVELNNREPIRAQSHSHDGVQLARTIRDAGGTVVATGGCFDLLHAGHARTLAAARSMGDCLVVCLNSDESVRRLKGAHRPIVSVEDRAELLLALECVDAVVIFDEDTPEACLTGIRPDIWVKGGDYEPDELPEARLVAGWGGRCVTVPFHPARSTSGLAAALAKVS from the coding sequence ATGAGGATCACGGTGGTGGGTGACGTCCTCCTCGACGTGGATATCAACGGCGCCGCCACCCGCCTCAGCCCTGACGCCCCGGTGCCCGTGGTGGAGGTCGCAGGCATCCGCCGCCGTGCAGGAGGAGCCGGCCTGGTGGCCACGGTCCTTGCCCAGGACGGTCACGACGTGACGCTGGTCACGGCCCTATCGGACGACGATGGCGCAAGCCACCTCAGGCGCGCACTGGCCGGTGTGTCGGTGCTCGCCGGAGCTCCACTCGCCCCAACCCCCACCAAGACCCGCGTACGGATCGGGACCCACCCGATGGTTCGTTTCGACGAAGGGTGCGCACCGGCGCCCGTTCCGTCCAGCACTCCCGCGATGCTTGCGGCGATCACCTCCGCCGAGGCTGTGGTCGTGGCCGACTATGGCCGTGGAATCACCGCCAACACAGCGATCCGCGCCACCCTGGCCGAGGTTGTTGGCCGCACCCCGGTGGTGTGGGACCCGCATCCTGCCGGTTCCGAACCCGTGCCCGGAGTCGCCGTCGTGACCCCCAACCTGGCCGAAGCCCTTGCCTCCGCCAAAGCGGGCGGACTCGACCCAGCCCGGACCGGTGCCGGGGAAGCTGCCCAACACCTGAGGGAAAAGTGGCAGAGCGACGCCGTGTTGGTCACCAGGGGCGAGGACGGGGCGGTATTGTTCGAAGCATCCGGCGGACCCGTGGCAATTCCCGCCCCCAGGACATCAGTGAGCGATCCGTGCGGCGCCGGTGACCGGCTCGCGGGGAGCCTGGCCGTGTACCTGGGCCTTGGGCTTGAACTGCCCGAAGCCGCAGCGAGGGCCGTGGAGGATGCTTCGGCCTTCCTCGCCAGGGGCGGCGCGGCGGCGCTGCCGGAAGCACCGGCGGTGAGTCCCGCCGTCGAACTTAACAACCGTGAACCCATCCGCGCTCAAAGCCACAGCCACGACGGCGTCCAACTCGCCCGAACCATCCGCGACGCAGGCGGAACGGTGGTGGCAACCGGGGGTTGCTTCGACCTCCTCCACGCCGGCCACGCCCGAACACTGGCGGCGGCACGCAGCATGGGCGATTGCCTGGTGGTGTGCCTCAACTCTGACGAATCCGTCAGGCGGCTCAAGGGCGCACATCGCCCCATTGTCAGCGTCGAGGACCGTGCGGAGCTGCTCCTGGCACTCGAATGCGTCGACGCCGTGGTGATCTTCGACGAGGACACTCCCGAGGCCTGCCTCACCGGGATCCGGCCCGATATCTGGGTCAAGGGCGGGGACTACGAACCCGATGAACTGCCGGAAGCCCGCCTCGTTGCGGGCTGGGGAGGGCGATGCGTCACAGTGCCCTTCCACCCGGCACGCTCCACCAGCGGCCTGGCTGCAGCACTGGCCAAAGTCAGCTGA
- a CDS encoding glycosyltransferase has protein sequence MKISMVSEHASPLAALGGVDAGGQNVHVAALSSSLAGRGHQVTVYTRRDDPDLPAKVQVGPGLTVVHIDAGPARHIPKDDLLPFMGELADGICADWGDDLPDVVHAHFWMSGLAAIQASKRAGAADPVPVVQTFHALGSVKRRHQGSADTSPPARAWLEPWVGRTADWVIATCPDEVFELKALGISRSKISIAPCGVDLTLFPGTSDAEPTSRTHRILSVGRLVQRKGVDLIIRALPLLADAGFNDVELLIVGGSGDALTLEEDPEAQRLHALAKELGVEDKVTLRGQVPRDAMPGIFRSADAVVCTPWYEPFGIVPLEAMACGVPVVAAAVGGLRETVVDQKTGLHVPPRDPEAIAEAVGKLLADPALRAEMGRAGARRARSRYTWDRIAADTEKAYRSVLAAGLSRQAGDGVESLEGTAL, from the coding sequence ATGAAAATCTCCATGGTCTCCGAACACGCCAGTCCGCTGGCCGCCCTGGGAGGCGTCGACGCCGGTGGACAGAACGTCCACGTAGCGGCGCTCTCGTCCAGCCTGGCCGGGCGCGGCCACCAAGTCACGGTCTACACGCGGCGCGACGACCCCGATCTGCCGGCAAAGGTGCAGGTGGGCCCGGGACTGACTGTGGTGCACATCGACGCGGGTCCGGCCCGGCACATCCCCAAAGACGATCTCCTGCCGTTCATGGGCGAGTTGGCGGACGGGATCTGCGCGGACTGGGGCGATGACCTCCCGGATGTTGTGCACGCGCATTTCTGGATGTCCGGGCTGGCAGCGATCCAGGCCTCCAAACGTGCCGGAGCCGCCGACCCCGTGCCCGTGGTCCAGACTTTCCACGCCCTTGGTTCGGTCAAGCGCCGCCACCAGGGCTCCGCGGACACCAGCCCACCCGCCCGGGCCTGGTTGGAGCCGTGGGTGGGCCGCACCGCGGATTGGGTCATCGCCACTTGCCCCGATGAGGTCTTCGAACTCAAGGCCCTGGGCATCAGCCGATCCAAGATCTCCATTGCCCCCTGCGGTGTGGACCTGACGCTGTTCCCCGGAACGTCCGACGCCGAACCCACCTCGCGCACGCATCGGATCCTGAGCGTGGGACGCCTCGTGCAACGCAAGGGGGTGGACCTGATCATCCGCGCACTCCCACTCCTGGCGGACGCAGGCTTCAACGATGTGGAGTTGCTGATTGTGGGCGGTTCCGGTGACGCGCTCACCCTTGAGGAAGATCCCGAAGCGCAGCGCCTTCATGCCCTGGCCAAGGAACTCGGCGTCGAAGACAAGGTGACCCTGCGCGGACAGGTTCCCAGGGATGCGATGCCGGGCATTTTCCGCAGCGCCGACGCCGTGGTGTGCACCCCCTGGTATGAGCCGTTCGGGATCGTGCCGCTCGAGGCCATGGCCTGCGGGGTGCCCGTGGTGGCGGCCGCCGTGGGCGGACTTCGGGAGACCGTCGTCGACCAGAAAACGGGCTTGCACGTCCCGCCGCGGGACCCGGAAGCGATAGCCGAGGCGGTGGGGAAGCTACTCGCCGATCCCGCCCTGCGGGCCGAAATGGGCCGAGCCGGCGCACGCCGTGCCCGCTCGCGCTACACCTGGGACAGGATCGCCGCGGACACCGAGAAAGCCTACCGATCCGTCCTGGCTGCCGGCCTCTCCCGGCAAGCAGGCGATGGTGTGGAATCACTGGAAGGAACGGCACTGTGA
- a CDS encoding D-sedoheptulose-7-phosphate isomerase, translated as MTINSHVASEATLPPTALPRWTPDTNGPTHQKAVTTHLDNVLPALESLRSQSGRLCEWGTELANRLLSGHRLLAAGNGGSAAEAQHLTAELVGRFDDERAPFSAISLHAESSAVTALSNDYGYEEVFARQVRAHGRAGDILVLLSTSGRSPNLLKAVRAARERGITTWALTGTGPNPLADACDQAITVDAIAANAQEGHLIAVHAVCRAFDAEVARRTGPYAGGQP; from the coding sequence GTGACCATCAACAGCCATGTGGCCAGCGAAGCAACACTGCCCCCCACCGCCCTGCCCCGGTGGACTCCCGACACCAACGGGCCCACCCACCAGAAGGCTGTGACAACCCACCTGGACAACGTCCTGCCCGCACTTGAATCCCTGCGCTCGCAATCCGGGCGGTTGTGTGAGTGGGGGACCGAACTCGCCAACCGGCTGCTGTCGGGGCACCGGCTGCTGGCTGCCGGCAACGGCGGATCGGCAGCCGAAGCGCAGCACCTCACAGCTGAGCTCGTGGGCAGGTTCGACGACGAACGGGCTCCCTTCTCGGCGATTTCCCTCCACGCCGAATCGTCAGCCGTGACGGCGCTCTCCAACGACTACGGCTACGAGGAAGTGTTCGCCCGCCAGGTCAGGGCCCACGGCCGTGCCGGTGACATCCTGGTCCTCCTGTCCACCAGCGGACGCAGCCCCAACCTGCTCAAAGCGGTCCGCGCTGCCCGGGAACGCGGCATCACCACCTGGGCCCTCACCGGAACGGGCCCCAACCCACTGGCCGACGCCTGCGACCAAGCGATCACCGTGGACGCCATCGCCGCCAACGCCCAGGAAGGCCACCTTATTGCGGTCCACGCCGTCTGCCGGGCCTTCGACGCCGAGGTGGCACGGCGGACCGGCCCTTACGCCGGTGGGCAGCCATGA
- a CDS encoding glycosyltransferase, producing MRILVWHVHGGWMEAFVRGRHEYLLPTLPDGGPWGLGRGGRDWPLTAQEVDLATLDPDSVDAVVLQRPEEIAAVAKALGRRPGVDVPAVYLEHNTPKGDVPFSLHPLADQGSIPVVHVTHFNQLFWDTGSAPTVVIAHGIPDPGHLYTGVQEELGVVVNEPVRRGRVTGTDLLPGFARVGPLRVFGMGTEALPSALDLGSHGLGGDRIRIAGDVPAARLHRELARCRLYLHPLRWTSLGLALLEAMHLGMPVVALATTEAARAVPHGTGLVSNDVDDLQRFARRLLDDPDDAYAIGMRARQAALERYGLGKFLRAWDELLADLPAKHGHRPQSGHVPVSHHTQASHDTERMHP from the coding sequence ATGAGGATCCTGGTGTGGCACGTCCACGGCGGATGGATGGAAGCGTTCGTCCGGGGCCGGCACGAATACCTCCTGCCCACACTGCCCGACGGCGGCCCGTGGGGTTTGGGTCGCGGCGGACGTGACTGGCCGCTCACCGCCCAGGAAGTGGACCTGGCGACGCTGGATCCGGACAGCGTGGACGCCGTTGTCCTGCAACGGCCGGAGGAAATCGCGGCAGTCGCCAAGGCCTTGGGCCGCCGCCCCGGAGTGGACGTTCCGGCGGTCTACCTGGAACACAACACCCCCAAGGGCGATGTCCCCTTTTCGCTCCATCCGCTTGCCGACCAGGGCAGCATCCCGGTGGTCCACGTGACCCATTTCAACCAGCTCTTCTGGGATACGGGCTCGGCTCCCACGGTCGTGATCGCGCACGGGATTCCGGATCCAGGGCACCTCTACACCGGTGTTCAGGAGGAGCTGGGCGTGGTGGTCAACGAGCCCGTCCGGCGTGGACGGGTCACCGGGACGGACTTGCTTCCCGGCTTCGCCCGGGTTGGACCTTTGCGGGTGTTCGGGATGGGCACGGAAGCTTTGCCGTCGGCTTTGGACCTCGGCAGCCACGGCCTGGGCGGGGATCGAATCCGGATCGCGGGCGACGTTCCAGCCGCCCGCCTCCACCGGGAACTGGCCAGATGCCGTCTCTACCTGCACCCGCTGCGCTGGACCTCGCTGGGACTTGCCCTGTTGGAGGCGATGCACCTTGGCATGCCCGTCGTTGCGCTCGCCACCACCGAAGCAGCCCGGGCAGTCCCGCACGGTACCGGCCTGGTGTCCAACGACGTCGACGATCTCCAAAGGTTCGCGCGGCGCCTCCTGGACGACCCCGATGACGCCTACGCGATCGGTATGAGGGCCCGGCAGGCAGCACTGGAACGCTACGGCCTGGGCAAATTCCTCCGGGCCTGGGACGAGCTCCTTGCCGATCTCCCCGCCAAGCATGGACACCGCCCGCAATCCGGGCATGTACCCGTCAGCCACCACACCCAGGCCAGCCATGACACCGAGAGGATGCACCCATGA